The genome window CATCGCCTTGCCCATCAAGTGGCCGCTCCACTTCTTCTTGTTCGTGATGAACTTCAGCTTTGGAATGAGCGGCTTGAAGCCAACTTCTCCGAGCTTTATTGGCTTAATCTTCACCCTGAGCGGGTAAGTCTCGTTAAGGTGGGAAGGACTCTTGAAGATTCTGCTCGAGTCAGTGTAATGTTCGCTCACGACTTCAAAGATGCCCACAATCTTTGGTTCGAGAACTTCTTTGTCCTTCCGCTCCTGCTTGACGTAAAAGACGAGCTTATCCCGGGGCTTGACCTTGGCAATGGTGTTTTTGTGCCTCTTCGCGACTCCCCAGACGTTCTTCTTTTTGACAACCTCCCAGTTGTCGCGATTGGTGATGCAGAGCCAGTACTTCATTTCAAACCACCGCTCTTACTGTTGTCTTTGATACACATATCTTTTGTGGATCCCAACAACAAAAACGATCAGGTTGTAATACCAAAAACCAGCCCAGATACCTGGCCAAA of Thermococcus celericrescens contains these proteins:
- a CDS encoding EVE domain-containing protein produces the protein MKYWLCITNRDNWEVVKKKNVWGVAKRHKNTIAKVKPRDKLVFYVKQERKDKEVLEPKIVGIFEVVSEHYTDSSRIFKSPSHLNETYPLRVKIKPIKLGEVGFKPLIPKLKFITNKKKWSGHLMGKAMREIPEEDYKLIESLL